In Candidatus Atribacteria bacterium ADurb.Bin276, the following proteins share a genomic window:
- the rpsP gene encoding 30S ribosomal protein S16 yields MAVKLRLTKIGRKHAPYYRIVAIDSQKARDGKPIEILGNYSPIVNPPLWSINFDRIQYWLNNGATMSDKVKTLLKQTERPGIE; encoded by the coding sequence ATGGCAGTGAAATTAAGACTCACCAAAATTGGGCGTAAGCATGCTCCCTATTACCGGATAGTTGCGATCGATTCACAAAAAGCACGAGATGGAAAACCAATTGAAATATTGGGGAACTATTCACCGATAGTCAACCCGCCACTTTGGTCAATCAATTTCGACCGGATTCAGTACTGGCTTAACAATGGAGCAACAATGTCTGACAAGGTTAAGACTTTGTTAAAACAGACGGAAAGGCCGGGTATAGAGTGA
- the spsB gene encoding Signal peptidase IB, translated as MREIVETVFWALLIAFIVRYFVVEGYYIPSSSMKPTLIPGNRVLVAKFYYRFYRPHRGDIIVFRFPSNRKKNLIKRVIALPGETVRIENGLVHIDGIPLQGDQFNREYFNVGNYGREEQVIPENSYFVLGDNSHNSDDSRFWGYVPFKNILGRAFLVYWPPRSIQILR; from the coding sequence TTGAGGGAAATAGTTGAAACCGTTTTTTGGGCACTCCTGATTGCATTTATTGTTCGGTATTTTGTGGTAGAAGGGTACTATATCCCCTCTAGTTCAATGAAACCGACTCTGATACCAGGTAATAGAGTTCTCGTAGCGAAATTTTATTATCGCTTTTACCGTCCTCACCGTGGTGATATTATTGTTTTCCGTTTTCCCTCCAATAGGAAGAAGAATTTAATAAAAAGAGTAATTGCTCTTCCTGGAGAAACGGTCCGAATAGAAAACGGTTTGGTACATATCGATGGTATTCCTCTTCAGGGAGATCAATTTAATCGAGAGTATTTTAACGTTGGGAATTATGGAAGAGAAGAACAAGTGATACCGGAAAATTCCTATTTTGTTTTAGGAGATAATAGTCATAATAGTGATGATAGTCGATTTTGGGGGTATGTTCCATTTAAAAACATTTTAGGACGTGCTTTTTTGGTTTATTGGCCTCCACGGTCAATTCAAATATTGCGTTGA
- the pbpE_1 gene encoding Penicillin-binding protein 4* — MKAIGLRSGLLSIAWILLIWLVFIPPVLGAEVNNLQAAIDEYMNATVKTGRFNGSILVAQKGEVMVKKGYGTANFEWQIPNSSETIFRLGSVTKQFCAACIMQLEEKGLLSLNDQLQKYIPDYPQGNIITIHHLLTHTSGIPNFTNFPDYISTMMIPSPPEKTIDRFKNLPLEFQPGEKFAYSNSNYVLLGFILEKVSGQSFENYLQENILKPLHMEHTGYDHPEKILPNRASGYDASSEGLINTPYIDTSIPHAAGAMYSTVEDMYLWDQGLYGDTILSKASRDKMFTPFLSNYGYGWIITKAFGRKVIAHDGSINGFATHISRFVDDQVTVIVLSNFSHAQSSLIAKDLSAIVFGEPYDIPIEKSYIELEAEILDKYTGKYEIQPGLFAEITRKDQFLFIQVQGQPIIQLLPQTETQFFIQEVDATLTFITNEKGEFTEAVLHQSGKDIPLSRVK, encoded by the coding sequence ATGAAAGCAATTGGTTTAAGAAGCGGACTGCTATCTATTGCTTGGATCTTACTCATTTGGTTGGTTTTTATTCCTCCAGTTTTAGGAGCTGAAGTGAATAACCTTCAAGCAGCTATCGATGAGTATATGAATGCAACTGTCAAAACCGGTAGATTTAATGGTTCAATTTTAGTCGCTCAAAAAGGCGAAGTCATGGTTAAAAAAGGATATGGAACGGCGAACTTTGAGTGGCAAATCCCCAATTCATCTGAGACCATCTTTCGTCTGGGTTCGGTAACCAAGCAATTTTGTGCCGCTTGTATCATGCAATTGGAAGAAAAGGGGCTCCTAAGCCTCAACGATCAGCTTCAAAAATATATCCCCGACTATCCTCAGGGCAACATCATAACCATTCACCATTTATTAACTCATACTTCAGGTATTCCGAATTTTACCAATTTTCCCGATTATATATCGACGATGATGATCCCTTCCCCTCCTGAAAAAACCATTGACCGGTTTAAAAATCTTCCGCTTGAATTCCAACCCGGAGAGAAGTTTGCCTATAGTAACTCCAACTATGTCTTACTGGGATTTATTCTTGAAAAAGTTTCTGGTCAGTCATTTGAAAATTATCTCCAGGAAAATATACTCAAGCCTTTACATATGGAGCATACCGGGTACGATCATCCAGAAAAAATACTCCCCAACCGGGCCTCAGGATATGACGCATCATCAGAAGGATTAATCAATACCCCCTACATTGATACCTCCATACCTCATGCAGCGGGAGCAATGTATTCCACTGTTGAAGACATGTATCTTTGGGACCAAGGACTGTATGGAGATACTATATTATCTAAAGCTTCACGCGATAAGATGTTTACTCCTTTTTTGAGTAACTACGGCTATGGTTGGATTATTACTAAGGCTTTTGGCCGGAAGGTGATTGCTCACGACGGTTCTATCAATGGTTTTGCGACCCATATCTCCCGATTTGTTGACGACCAAGTAACAGTTATCGTATTAAGCAATTTCAGCCATGCCCAATCTAGTCTGATTGCCAAAGACCTGTCAGCCATTGTGTTTGGTGAGCCTTATGACATCCCTATTGAAAAATCTTATATCGAATTAGAAGCAGAAATTTTAGATAAATATACCGGAAAATACGAAATTCAGCCGGGATTATTCGCAGAGATTACTCGAAAAGACCAGTTCCTTTTTATTCAAGTGCAAGGTCAACCTATTATTCAACTTTTACCTCAAACCGAAACTCAGTTTTTTATTCAAGAAGTTGACGCTACCCTCACCTTTATTACCAACGAAAAAGGTGAATTCACAGAAGCTGTGTTACATCAAAGTGGAAAAGATATCCCTTTATCAAGAGTGAAATAA
- the recD2_1 gene encoding ATP-dependent RecD-like DNA helicase, with protein sequence MKKMHLHQFQSKPNNENHPYPLIEITAEFEKALNLLENSSSHLFITGKAGTGKSTLLELFRNNTSKQVVVLAPTGVAALNVKGQTIHSFFRFRPDITLDKVEKLQSDLIDIYQQVDTIIIDEISMVRADLLDCVDRFLRLNCKKKEKPFGGKQMVFIGDLYQLPPVIKRGEKDIFKNKYKTGYFFSAQAINDLPLTLIELDKIFRQKDEKFIEILNAIRNGTVNDGHLNTLNTRFNPDYEPSSDDFCISLTTRNSTANKINQEQLEKISGTLYCFDSLIEGNFESQNFPTEEIIGLKEGAQVMLLNNDPFGRWVNGSVGKVVQCNQAKENESSSVIVELTDGDLVKVEPYTWEIFEYQYDEGDSLIKTQTLGSFTQLPLRLAWAITIHKSQGKTFDRIVLDLERGAFSPGQVYVALSRCTSLTGIVLKQPIQKKHIFADWKVADFLTRFQYQLSDEKMPLEEKLRFLQEAIEAKKKLEIIYLKTNDEKSKRIIEPFYLGELDYQGKKFFGLEAYCFKRKELRHFRVDRILEMKEVE encoded by the coding sequence TTGAAAAAAATGCATTTGCATCAATTTCAATCAAAACCAAATAACGAGAACCATCCTTATCCGTTGATTGAAATTACTGCGGAATTTGAGAAGGCATTAAATCTTTTAGAAAATTCCTCATCCCACCTTTTTATTACTGGAAAAGCCGGTACCGGGAAATCGACTTTACTTGAGTTATTTCGAAATAACACCTCAAAGCAAGTGGTGGTTTTAGCTCCTACCGGTGTCGCCGCTTTAAATGTTAAAGGACAAACGATCCATTCTTTTTTTCGATTTAGACCGGATATTACTCTGGATAAAGTCGAAAAACTACAAAGCGATTTAATTGATATCTACCAGCAGGTTGACACAATTATTATTGATGAGATCTCAATGGTGAGAGCCGACCTTTTAGACTGCGTAGACCGATTTTTACGGCTTAATTGCAAGAAAAAGGAAAAGCCCTTTGGTGGAAAGCAAATGGTTTTCATTGGAGACCTTTATCAGCTTCCTCCGGTGATCAAAAGAGGTGAAAAGGATATTTTTAAAAACAAATATAAAACCGGATATTTTTTCTCAGCTCAAGCCATTAATGACCTTCCCCTGACATTAATCGAACTGGATAAGATTTTTCGTCAGAAAGATGAAAAATTCATTGAAATTCTCAATGCCATACGAAATGGGACGGTTAACGATGGACATTTAAATACTCTTAATACTAGATTCAATCCGGATTATGAACCAAGCTCGGACGACTTTTGCATATCCCTCACCACCCGTAACAGTACGGCAAATAAAATCAATCAGGAACAACTGGAAAAAATTTCCGGTACTCTCTATTGTTTCGATTCACTAATCGAAGGTAATTTTGAATCTCAGAATTTTCCCACCGAGGAGATTATTGGTTTAAAAGAAGGAGCTCAGGTGATGCTTTTAAATAACGATCCCTTTGGTCGTTGGGTGAATGGAAGTGTTGGGAAGGTTGTCCAATGTAATCAAGCCAAAGAAAATGAGTCATCCTCAGTGATTGTTGAATTAACCGATGGAGATCTAGTTAAAGTAGAACCTTACACCTGGGAGATCTTCGAATACCAGTATGATGAAGGAGATTCATTGATTAAAACCCAAACACTGGGTTCTTTCACCCAGCTTCCTTTGCGGCTGGCTTGGGCGATTACCATCCATAAAAGCCAGGGGAAGACTTTTGATCGGATTGTTCTGGATCTTGAGAGAGGGGCTTTTTCACCCGGACAGGTTTATGTGGCTTTGAGCCGGTGCACCTCGCTTACAGGTATTGTGCTCAAACAACCTATTCAGAAAAAACACATCTTTGCCGACTGGAAAGTTGCAGATTTCCTCACCCGTTTTCAATACCAGCTATCTGATGAAAAGATGCCATTAGAAGAAAAGCTGCGTTTTCTTCAAGAAGCTATTGAAGCCAAAAAAAAATTGGAAATTATTTATCTCAAAACCAACGATGAAAAATCAAAACGGATAATCGAACCATTTTATTTGGGCGAACTCGATTACCAGGGGAAAAAGTTTTTCGGGCTCGAAGCCTATTGTTTTAAAAGAAAAGAGCTGAGACATTTCCGAGTCGATCGAATTCTTGAGATGAAAGAAGTCGAATAA
- the trmD gene encoding tRNA (guanine-N(1)-)-methyltransferase, with protein sequence MKLRIDIITLFPELIRCFAETAIVKRAQDRGLVFIKAYNLRAFSSDRYRTVDDYPYGGGPGMVLKPEPISRAVEFIKGVTHSQPRVLITSPQGRVFNQSLAEALSLCPHIILVCGRYQGIDQRVIELCQGEEISVGDYVLSGGELPAMIVAEAITRLVPEVLGDEESIHFDSFYDRILGPPQYTRPRIFEGRAVPEVLTSGNHSLIEEWRRKKALQKTRLVRPDLLDKLSDEVIHE encoded by the coding sequence ATGAAGTTACGGATTGATATCATTACCTTGTTTCCTGAACTGATTCGTTGTTTTGCCGAAACTGCGATTGTAAAAAGAGCTCAAGATCGGGGCTTAGTATTCATTAAAGCTTATAATTTGAGAGCATTTTCTTCTGACCGATATCGTACTGTTGACGATTATCCCTATGGTGGCGGACCAGGAATGGTGCTCAAACCGGAACCGATCTCCCGAGCGGTTGAATTTATTAAAGGAGTCACTCATTCCCAACCGAGAGTTTTGATTACCAGCCCCCAAGGAAGAGTTTTTAACCAGTCCTTAGCAGAAGCTCTTTCTCTTTGCCCTCATATTATTCTGGTTTGTGGACGCTATCAGGGGATTGATCAAAGGGTTATTGAACTCTGCCAAGGAGAAGAAATATCGGTTGGTGATTATGTTCTATCAGGCGGTGAATTGCCGGCAATGATCGTTGCCGAAGCAATAACTCGATTAGTTCCCGAGGTTCTTGGTGATGAAGAATCGATTCATTTTGATTCCTTTTACGATAGGATATTGGGACCACCGCAATATACTCGACCTCGGATTTTTGAAGGAAGGGCAGTTCCGGAGGTTTTAACCAGTGGGAATCATAGTTTGATTGAAGAGTGGAGGCGAAAGAAAGCACTTCAAAAAACCCGGTTAGTTCGTCCGGATTTACTGGATAAATTGAGTGATGAAGTGATTCATGAATAG
- the rnhB gene encoding Ribonuclease HII — protein MKMLEKDLWVKGFKYVGGVDEAGRGPLAGPLVSCCVIFPPGCIPSGLNDSKLLSPAQRNHCFQLICRTAFSLGVSIVGEKMIDCLGIQSANLYSFREALMRASVKRTPEFVIFDWLKIPELDIPSISISHAELKSFSVAAASIVAKVVRDSLMEKQYQELYPEYGFIHHKGYGTKLHRDKINQLGIANCHRRSFCGKYL, from the coding sequence TTGAAAATGTTGGAAAAAGACCTTTGGGTAAAAGGCTTTAAATATGTTGGTGGAGTCGATGAAGCAGGGAGAGGACCATTGGCTGGTCCTCTCGTATCGTGTTGTGTTATTTTTCCTCCGGGATGTATTCCTTCTGGTTTAAATGATTCCAAACTTCTTAGTCCTGCCCAGAGAAACCATTGTTTTCAACTTATTTGCAGAACTGCTTTTAGCCTCGGGGTAAGTATCGTTGGGGAGAAAATGATTGATTGTCTCGGAATACAAAGCGCCAATCTTTATTCCTTTCGCGAAGCCTTGATGCGAGCCTCGGTAAAAAGAACTCCCGAATTTGTTATTTTTGATTGGTTGAAGATACCTGAATTGGATATTCCCTCGATTTCAATCTCGCATGCGGAACTAAAAAGCTTTTCGGTTGCCGCTGCTTCAATTGTGGCAAAGGTAGTTCGTGATTCTCTTATGGAAAAACAATATCAAGAACTTTATCCTGAGTATGGATTTATCCATCATAAGGGATACGGTACTAAACTTCACAGGGACAAAATAAATCAACTTGGCATAGCGAATTGTCATAGAAGGAGTTTTTGTGGTAAATACCTCTAA
- the rimM gene encoding Ribosome maturation factor RimM gives MFVQDQDQYRILVVKDFQPMGRFVLLWLRDLSTKAEVESLSGQLIWREKSQVSVTDTPDSYFVYQLIDLKIMENGQSLGVVSDVIEGPAYDYLQVNRDDREFLIPFIRVYIKHVDLQGGYITVDCPKGFWE, from the coding sequence TTGTTTGTTCAAGATCAAGACCAATACCGTATCCTGGTCGTTAAGGACTTTCAACCCATGGGTCGGTTTGTTCTATTATGGTTAAGGGATTTGAGTACCAAAGCTGAAGTCGAATCGTTATCTGGTCAATTAATCTGGAGAGAGAAATCCCAGGTAAGCGTGACTGATACACCGGATTCTTATTTTGTTTATCAGCTGATTGATTTGAAAATAATGGAAAATGGCCAATCCCTTGGTGTTGTCTCCGATGTTATTGAAGGGCCAGCCTATGACTACTTACAGGTGAATAGAGACGATAGGGAATTTTTAATCCCTTTTATCCGGGTTTATATTAAGCATGTTGACCTTCAGGGGGGATATATAACCGTCGACTGTCCAAAGGGTTTTTGGGAATGA
- the ffh gene encoding Signal recognition particle protein, with protein MFEQLINKFSGIFKKLRSKGKLSEQDVDSILKELRMVLLESDVHYRVVKDLIARVKERAVGREVLESVTPGEMVIKILWDEIRKVLGGNVSSLETGGATPVLIMLVGLQGSGKTTTLGKLAVRLKNQGLFPLAISTDTRRPAAKEQLAILCHNSGIDFYDDSKALTPLQMIQNAIRHSREKSYDVIFIDTAGRLHVEEELLAELKEVVDTIPLKEILLVLDATTGQEAVKVAQSFKEWVNPTGLILAKVDTDARGGAVLSIVAQTGWPVKFAGVGEKVDQLEVFHPDRMASRIMGMGDTLTLIEKIERSIDEEEKEKIEKKFGKKELDLNDFMEELKRVKEIGSFDEIVGMLPGNLRGGISQIDGEKNIKRVQAIIQSMTPAERINPSLINSSRRRRVAQGSGTTIQDVNRLLKQFEDFRKLWKQMNRTGKNPFSKRKGWFGWNA; from the coding sequence ATGTTTGAACAATTAATTAATAAATTTTCTGGAATATTTAAAAAGTTAAGAAGCAAAGGAAAACTGAGCGAACAAGATGTTGATTCAATATTAAAAGAATTACGAATGGTTCTCTTAGAATCCGATGTCCATTACCGAGTGGTTAAAGACCTCATCGCTCGAGTGAAAGAACGAGCCGTGGGAAGAGAAGTATTAGAGAGTGTTACACCAGGGGAAATGGTCATTAAGATTTTATGGGATGAAATCCGAAAGGTATTAGGTGGTAATGTCAGTTCCTTAGAGACTGGTGGTGCGACACCGGTTCTCATTATGTTAGTTGGACTCCAAGGATCGGGAAAGACAACCACTCTTGGGAAATTGGCGGTTCGTTTAAAAAATCAAGGACTTTTTCCTTTGGCAATTTCAACTGATACTCGCCGTCCCGCTGCTAAAGAGCAGTTAGCGATTCTGTGTCACAATTCGGGGATTGATTTTTATGACGATTCCAAAGCCTTGACTCCATTACAAATGATTCAAAATGCTATTCGTCATTCACGGGAAAAAAGTTATGACGTGATCTTTATTGACACTGCCGGGAGGCTTCATGTCGAAGAAGAGCTTTTAGCCGAACTCAAAGAGGTTGTTGATACAATACCGTTGAAAGAAATTTTACTGGTTTTAGATGCGACTACCGGTCAGGAAGCGGTTAAGGTTGCTCAATCTTTTAAAGAATGGGTCAATCCTACCGGGCTCATTTTAGCAAAGGTCGATACCGATGCCCGGGGTGGAGCCGTATTGTCCATAGTTGCTCAAACTGGATGGCCGGTTAAATTTGCTGGAGTGGGCGAAAAAGTTGATCAGCTGGAAGTTTTTCATCCCGACAGAATGGCAAGTCGTATCATGGGGATGGGTGATACTCTTACCCTCATTGAAAAGATAGAAAGGTCGATTGACGAAGAAGAAAAGGAGAAAATAGAAAAGAAGTTCGGAAAGAAAGAACTGGATTTAAATGATTTTATGGAAGAATTAAAAAGAGTAAAAGAAATTGGCTCCTTTGATGAAATTGTTGGAATGTTACCTGGTAATCTGCGAGGTGGAATTTCTCAGATTGATGGAGAGAAAAATATTAAGCGAGTTCAGGCTATTATTCAATCAATGACACCAGCCGAAAGAATAAATCCATCCCTTATTAATTCCAGCCGGCGGCGAAGAGTAGCTCAAGGAAGCGGAACAACCATTCAAGACGTTAACCGTTTATTAAAACAGTTTGAAGATTTTCGTAAACTTTGGAAACAGATGAACCGTACGGGGAAAAATCCCTTTTCCAAAAGAAAAGGATGGTTCGGGTGGAACGCATAG
- the rplS gene encoding 50S ribosomal protein L19, giving the protein MDKARLLHSVESAYIKEIPDVEPGQTVRVHLKVVEGDKERIQVFEGLVIALKGSGISRTMTVRKMSFGIGIERVFPIYSPRIETIEIIRRGKVRRAKLYYLRGKSAKESRIEEKRER; this is encoded by the coding sequence ATGGATAAGGCAAGGTTGTTACATTCGGTAGAATCAGCTTATATAAAAGAAATTCCTGATGTTGAGCCAGGGCAAACGGTAAGAGTACATTTAAAAGTCGTAGAAGGAGACAAAGAGCGTATTCAGGTTTTCGAAGGATTGGTTATTGCACTGAAAGGTTCTGGAATCAGCCGAACCATGACGGTTCGGAAAATGTCCTTTGGTATAGGAATAGAAAGAGTATTCCCAATCTATTCGCCACGTATTGAAACCATCGAAATAATCCGTCGAGGCAAAGTGCGGAGAGCAAAACTTTATTATCTCCGTGGGAAAAGTGCCAAAGAATCAAGAATTGAGGAAAAACGCGAGAGGTAA